One stretch of Aquimarina sp. Aq107 DNA includes these proteins:
- a CDS encoding ABC transporter ATP-binding protein: MIEVKDIHKGFNGEQILKGITTTFERGKTNLIIGTSGSGKTVFLKCMLGLFTPEEGSICYDGATYSDLSTEEQRDLREQMGMVFQGSALFDSMTVEENVMFPLMMFTKQKKEEMLVRVNEVLARVNLENSNNKLPSEISGGMQKRVAIARAIVTRPKYLFCDEPNSGLDPRTAIVIDNLIKEITEEYDITTIINTHDMNSVMEIGEKIVFLKFGNLEWEGDKTQIFKTDNEAVTEFVYSSNLFKKVRDAQLKGL, translated from the coding sequence ATGATAGAAGTAAAAGATATACATAAAGGTTTTAATGGCGAACAAATTCTTAAGGGAATCACAACTACATTTGAACGCGGTAAAACAAATTTAATCATTGGAACAAGTGGTAGTGGTAAGACAGTTTTTCTTAAATGCATGCTGGGTTTATTTACTCCAGAGGAAGGCTCTATTTGTTATGACGGAGCTACCTACTCAGATCTTTCTACAGAAGAACAACGTGACTTAAGAGAACAAATGGGCATGGTATTTCAGGGAAGTGCATTATTCGATTCTATGACTGTAGAAGAAAATGTAATGTTTCCTCTAATGATGTTTACAAAACAGAAGAAAGAAGAAATGCTGGTACGAGTAAATGAAGTATTAGCTCGTGTTAATCTAGAAAATTCTAACAATAAACTTCCTTCAGAAATAAGTGGTGGAATGCAAAAACGTGTAGCCATAGCAAGAGCAATTGTAACTAGGCCTAAATATCTTTTTTGTGATGAACCTAACTCTGGATTAGATCCAAGAACGGCCATAGTAATTGACAATTTGATTAAAGAAATTACTGAAGAATATGATATTACAACTATCATCAATACCCATGATATGAATTCTGTTATGGAAATTGGTGAAAAAATCGTTTTCTTAAAATTTGGTAATCTAGAATGGGAAGGAGATAAAACACAAATTTTTAAAACTGATAATGAAGCAGTAACCGAATTTGTCTATTCCTCTAACTTATTTAAAAAAGTACGTGATGCGCAGCTCAAAGGGTTGTAA
- a CDS encoding mannose-1-phosphate guanylyltransferase, translated as MEKNYYAILMAGGVGSRFWPVSTTEFPKQFHDMLGTGETLIQRTFSRLSKIIPKENIFILTNERYNDLVLEQLPEAAQRQVVTEPAMRNTAPCILYAALKIQKENSDAVMVVAPSDHWIEDEDAFTQNLRQSFEACSKEDILMTLGIQPTFPNTGYGYIQHNEEADAIKKVAQFTEKPNYETAKKFLDQGNYLWNAGIFIWSAKSIVNAFAKFQKEMTALFEKGIEVYNTSEESSFIEKNYPLAENISIDYAILEHAENVYVLPATFDWNDLGTWGSLYDKLDKTAAKNAVVNARVLSEDSSGNMIRTSGDKIVVVDGLEDYIIVDKEEVLLIYPKKKEQDIKQVLKKVKDTYGEKYG; from the coding sequence ATGGAAAAAAATTATTATGCTATTTTAATGGCTGGGGGAGTTGGGTCTAGATTTTGGCCTGTTAGTACTACAGAGTTTCCAAAGCAATTTCACGATATGCTGGGAACTGGAGAAACTCTGATTCAAAGAACATTTAGTCGACTATCAAAGATTATCCCAAAGGAGAATATTTTTATATTGACTAATGAAAGATATAATGATTTGGTTTTAGAACAATTACCAGAGGCAGCGCAGCGACAAGTTGTAACAGAACCTGCCATGCGTAATACGGCCCCTTGTATATTATATGCAGCTTTAAAAATACAGAAAGAGAATTCTGATGCAGTTATGGTGGTTGCGCCTAGTGATCATTGGATTGAAGATGAAGATGCATTTACACAAAATTTAAGGCAAAGTTTTGAAGCCTGCTCAAAAGAAGATATCTTAATGACTTTGGGGATACAGCCTACTTTTCCGAATACGGGTTATGGTTATATACAGCACAATGAAGAAGCCGATGCAATAAAAAAAGTAGCTCAATTTACAGAAAAACCAAATTACGAAACGGCTAAAAAATTCTTGGATCAAGGCAATTATCTTTGGAATGCAGGGATCTTTATCTGGAGCGCAAAAAGTATCGTGAATGCCTTTGCTAAGTTTCAAAAAGAGATGACAGCATTATTCGAAAAAGGCATAGAAGTGTATAATACATCCGAAGAAAGTAGTTTTATAGAAAAAAACTATCCACTAGCCGAAAACATTTCTATCGATTATGCTATTTTGGAACATGCAGAAAATGTATATGTATTACCAGCTACTTTTGATTGGAATGATTTAGGTACTTGGGGGTCTTTATATGATAAATTAGATAAGACAGCAGCTAAGAATGCTGTTGTAAATGCTAGAGTTCTATCAGAAGATTCTTCAGGGAATATGATTAGAACTTCTGGAGATAAAATCGTCGTTGTCGATGGCTTAGAAGATTATATTATAGTAGATAAAGAAGAAGTTTTGTTGATTTATCCTAAGAAAAAAGAACAGGATATTAAACAAGTTCTTAAAAAAGTAAAAGATACGTACGGAGAAAAATACGGATAA
- a CDS encoding VWA domain-containing protein: protein MKTMSIKKSRLWMAGLSILLIISCDPKAKTPSALPDIMEETDAVVKEDNAPPILKEKVFEEELVVEDIEVPEIEEAEEPVAFMMEVETDEVIMESPSSFIKETNNESYAEVVENTFKRTSLAPLSTFSIDVDKASYSNIRRMINNGEKIPDDAVKLEEMINYFKYDYKQPLDKHPFAIHTESGSTPWNENTQLVKIGLKGKEIPAESFPASNLVFLIDVSGSMNDANKLPLLKKAFKLLVNQLREKDKVSMVVYAGAAGVVLKPTSGNNSEKILDALKNLEAGGSTAGGEGIKLAYTIAEKHFIKNGNNRVILATDGDFNVGIRSDKGMKELIEEKRESGVFLTCLGFGMGNYKHSKLETLADTGNGNHAYIDSMQEAQRVLGTEFGGTLYTIAKDVKIQVEFNPGKVKAYRLIGYENRLLNDEDFIDDTKDAGELGSGHTVTALYEIIPSGVKSKYLGEISDLKYTGKTNNKEFGDELLTVKFRYKKPKESRSIEIVHIHKTGDNDLVSGDFRFAASVAWYGMILKNSKYIQNQNVEDVVSLARNSRGNDEQGYRAEFIRLMNSYDKTN from the coding sequence ATGAAAACAATGAGTATTAAAAAAAGCAGATTATGGATGGCAGGGTTATCCATATTATTGATCATTTCTTGTGATCCTAAAGCAAAAACGCCTTCCGCATTACCAGATATTATGGAGGAAACGGATGCAGTTGTCAAAGAAGATAATGCTCCGCCTATTTTGAAAGAGAAAGTTTTTGAAGAAGAGCTTGTGGTTGAAGATATAGAAGTTCCAGAAATTGAAGAAGCTGAGGAACCAGTGGCGTTTATGATGGAAGTGGAAACTGATGAGGTTATTATGGAAAGTCCTAGTAGTTTTATTAAGGAAACCAATAATGAATCATATGCAGAGGTAGTGGAGAATACATTTAAAAGGACAAGTTTGGCTCCGCTGTCTACATTTTCCATTGATGTAGATAAAGCTTCTTATAGTAATATCCGTAGAATGATTAATAATGGCGAAAAAATCCCAGATGATGCGGTAAAACTTGAAGAAATGATAAATTATTTTAAGTATGACTATAAACAGCCATTGGATAAACATCCTTTTGCGATTCATACAGAATCAGGAAGTACTCCTTGGAATGAAAATACCCAGTTGGTCAAAATTGGGTTAAAAGGCAAAGAAATACCTGCAGAAAGTTTTCCTGCTTCCAATTTAGTTTTTTTAATAGATGTTTCGGGATCCATGAATGATGCAAATAAGCTTCCATTGCTTAAAAAAGCTTTTAAATTATTAGTAAATCAATTAAGAGAAAAAGATAAAGTTTCTATGGTGGTATATGCCGGCGCAGCTGGAGTTGTTTTAAAACCTACATCTGGTAACAATAGTGAAAAAATACTGGACGCACTGAAGAATTTAGAAGCAGGAGGCTCCACAGCAGGAGGAGAAGGTATTAAACTTGCCTATACAATTGCAGAAAAACATTTTATAAAGAACGGGAACAACAGAGTTATTTTAGCAACTGATGGTGATTTTAATGTTGGTATACGAAGTGATAAAGGGATGAAGGAATTAATCGAAGAAAAACGAGAGTCTGGAGTATTTTTGACTTGTTTAGGGTTTGGAATGGGGAATTATAAGCATAGTAAATTAGAAACTTTGGCAGACACTGGTAATGGTAATCATGCGTATATCGATTCTATGCAAGAAGCGCAAAGAGTATTAGGTACTGAATTTGGAGGAACATTATATACGATTGCAAAAGATGTAAAAATTCAAGTAGAATTTAATCCCGGTAAAGTAAAAGCGTATCGCTTGATCGGTTATGAAAATAGGTTGTTAAACGATGAAGATTTTATCGATGACACGAAAGATGCAGGAGAGTTGGGTAGTGGTCATACCGTCACCGCACTGTATGAAATTATTCCTTCAGGAGTAAAAAGTAAATATCTTGGAGAAATTTCTGATTTAAAATATACTGGTAAAACAAATAATAAAGAATTTGGAGATGAGCTATTAACTGTAAAGTTTAGATACAAAAAACCAAAGGAAAGTAGAAGTATAGAAATAGTTCATATACATAAAACGGGAGACAATGATCTAGTGTCAGGTGATTTTAGATTTGCAGCTTCTGTAGCTTGGTACGGAATGATCTTGAAAAATTCAAAATATATACAGAATCAAAATGTTGAGGATGTGGTCTCTTTAGCAAGAAATAGTAGAGGGAATGATGAACAAGGATATCGAGCAGAGTTTATACGATTAATGAATAGTTATGATAAAACGAATTAA
- a CDS encoding FAD-dependent oxidoreductase, with the protein MKSEVLIIGAGLTGLLLAYRLKKDGKSVKIIEARNRVGGRIHTLKSAKETPIEMGATWLSLQHQELLRLLKELELPVFEQYMQGIALFEPLSTAPPQQIQLPTNQQPSYRIQHGTIAIIHKLVDLLDQKELILNEKIEHVNYTNNSFKVTSSNNIYYTDKVVSTIPPSLLVNSIQFYPALSNKVIEIANKTHTWMGDSIKFGVSYETPFWKNSNYSGTVFSNVGPLTELYDHSNAENTHFSLKGFLQNGMAAYTKDERKSKVIHQLHKLFGEDALEYLSYEELVWKREPFTSLPSNDFIFPHQNNGHKIYQQGYYDDKFFIGGTETSPMHGGYMEGAILSAQSIYQKLSDK; encoded by the coding sequence ATGAAATCAGAAGTACTTATTATTGGAGCTGGTCTAACCGGTTTACTACTAGCTTACAGATTAAAAAAAGATGGGAAATCTGTAAAGATTATTGAAGCTAGAAACAGGGTTGGCGGAAGAATCCATACCCTTAAATCCGCAAAAGAAACCCCAATCGAAATGGGAGCAACTTGGTTAAGTTTACAACATCAAGAATTGTTAAGGTTATTAAAAGAATTAGAGCTTCCTGTTTTTGAACAATATATGCAAGGAATAGCACTTTTTGAACCATTATCAACTGCTCCTCCACAACAAATTCAATTACCAACAAACCAACAACCAAGCTATCGAATACAACATGGAACTATCGCTATTATACATAAACTTGTTGACCTTCTGGATCAAAAAGAATTGATTCTAAATGAAAAAATAGAACACGTTAATTACACAAACAATAGTTTTAAAGTTACATCTTCCAATAATATATATTATACGGATAAAGTTGTTTCTACTATTCCTCCTTCACTTTTAGTAAACTCTATACAATTCTATCCCGCATTATCAAATAAGGTTATTGAAATTGCCAATAAAACCCACACATGGATGGGAGATTCTATTAAATTTGGTGTATCCTATGAAACTCCTTTTTGGAAAAATAGTAATTACTCAGGAACCGTTTTTAGCAATGTCGGTCCCTTAACTGAATTATACGATCACTCTAATGCAGAAAACACTCATTTTTCCCTTAAAGGTTTTTTACAAAATGGTATGGCCGCGTATACTAAGGATGAAAGAAAATCAAAAGTGATTCATCAACTCCATAAATTATTTGGAGAGGACGCATTAGAATATTTATCCTATGAGGAATTAGTCTGGAAACGAGAACCCTTTACTTCTTTACCTTCTAATGATTTTATATTCCCACATCAAAATAATGGTCATAAAATATATCAACAAGGATACTACGACGACAAGTTCTTTATAGGAGGTACAGAAACATCCCCTATGCATGGAGGATATATGGAAGGTGCTATACTTAGCGCACAATCCATATATCAAAAATTATCAGATAAATGA
- a CDS encoding SprT-like domain-containing protein, with protein sequence MKEILARYIPERAIEPAFDLIVRCNVHLKIVNERASRHGDYRKMPDGRHLITVNASLNTYRFLITLIHEIGHLVAFEKYGRNIKPHGIEWKRTFQQLMLPYINPDVFPSKLLPVIANHFKNPRASSDTDEKLSLALKQYDPENDKNYIFEIPLGSRFRLYNGKIFQRGNKRVKRYECIELSTGRVYLFNPNAEVELLN encoded by the coding sequence ATGAAGGAAATCTTGGCAAGATATATCCCTGAAAGAGCTATAGAACCTGCTTTCGATTTGATTGTGAGATGTAATGTTCATCTTAAAATTGTTAATGAACGAGCTTCGCGTCATGGAGATTACCGTAAAATGCCAGATGGTAGACATCTGATTACTGTAAATGCTTCTTTGAACACATATCGTTTCTTAATTACTTTAATTCATGAAATTGGACATTTAGTAGCTTTCGAGAAGTATGGGCGCAATATTAAACCTCATGGGATAGAGTGGAAAAGAACTTTTCAGCAACTCATGTTACCATATATTAACCCTGATGTCTTTCCTTCTAAATTATTACCTGTTATTGCAAATCATTTTAAGAATCCAAGGGCAAGTAGCGATACTGACGAAAAATTATCACTTGCATTAAAACAATATGACCCAGAGAATGATAAAAATTATATCTTTGAGATACCATTAGGAAGTCGATTTAGATTATATAATGGAAAAATTTTCCAAAGAGGAAATAAAAGAGTTAAACGTTACGAATGTATCGAACTAAGCACAGGCAGGGTATACCTGTTTAACCCCAATGCAGAAGTCGAATTATTAAATTAA
- the pafA gene encoding alkaline phosphatase PafA — MIKKIFLAIILIITVTQCATKDSSSIKINSEETISVRPKLVVGIVVDQMRYDYLTRFYDRFGQGGFKRMINEGFNCKNNHFNYIPTYTGPGHASVFTGTTPQNHGIISNNWYDKFGKDMVYCASDSLVRAVGSDSELERMSPRRMKTTTFADQNRLHTQLKGKSIGIAIKDRGAILPAGHAANGAYWFRGKDEGNWITSTYYRNELPDWVQKFNESDKAASYFKEWNTLYDITTYGESGADENNFERGFKGKEKATFPYDLAALKDQNAGYDIIKGSAYGNSLTADFAIASIDGESLGADDITDVLTVSFSSTDYVGHNFGVNSKEIEDTYLRLDKDLERFFGVLDTKVGKGNYTVFLTADHGAVQVPSYLKKVKIPSGYFDMVELTVSVMDFAKRTFKVNGLIEKVANDQVFFAYDVLEKNKINPQELQKAIAHHILQYDQIDKVFTREQLQMGTFTEGIGALIQKGYNQKRSGDLVYVLDPATIAYSRTGSTHGSGLNYDTHAPLLFMGKGIKQGSTTTKTTIPDIAPTISALLGITFPNGATGDVLSFVLE, encoded by the coding sequence ATGATAAAGAAGATATTTTTAGCAATTATTTTAATAATAACAGTTACTCAGTGTGCAACCAAAGATTCATCATCAATAAAGATAAACTCTGAAGAAACAATTTCTGTCCGACCAAAATTAGTTGTAGGGATAGTAGTGGATCAGATGAGGTATGATTATTTGACTAGATTTTATGATCGTTTTGGTCAAGGAGGGTTTAAAAGAATGATTAATGAAGGTTTTAATTGTAAAAACAATCATTTTAATTATATACCAACATATACAGGGCCTGGACATGCTTCGGTATTTACAGGGACAACACCTCAAAATCATGGAATTATTTCTAATAATTGGTATGATAAGTTTGGGAAAGATATGGTGTATTGTGCTAGTGATTCTTTAGTACGTGCTGTTGGTTCTGATAGTGAATTAGAAAGAATGTCTCCTCGACGTATGAAAACAACAACTTTTGCCGATCAAAACAGATTGCATACGCAATTAAAAGGAAAGAGTATTGGTATTGCGATAAAGGATAGAGGAGCAATATTGCCTGCTGGCCATGCAGCTAATGGAGCTTATTGGTTTAGAGGAAAAGATGAAGGTAATTGGATTACTAGTACGTATTATAGAAATGAATTACCGGATTGGGTGCAAAAATTTAATGAATCTGATAAAGCAGCTTCTTATTTTAAGGAGTGGAATACTTTATATGATATTACTACTTATGGAGAGAGTGGAGCTGATGAGAACAATTTCGAACGTGGTTTTAAAGGAAAAGAAAAGGCGACTTTTCCTTATGATTTAGCTGCATTAAAAGATCAAAATGCAGGGTATGATATTATTAAGGGATCTGCATATGGGAATAGTTTAACAGCCGATTTCGCAATAGCTTCCATAGATGGGGAGTCATTAGGAGCGGATGATATTACAGATGTTCTTACTGTGAGTTTTTCTAGTACAGATTATGTTGGTCATAATTTCGGAGTTAATTCAAAAGAAATCGAGGATACCTATTTAAGATTAGATAAGGATCTTGAACGCTTTTTTGGAGTATTAGATACTAAGGTTGGGAAAGGTAATTATACAGTTTTTTTAACTGCAGATCATGGAGCTGTTCAAGTGCCGTCGTATCTGAAAAAAGTAAAAATACCTTCAGGTTATTTTGATATGGTAGAGCTCACTGTTAGTGTAATGGATTTTGCAAAACGAACTTTTAAAGTTAACGGACTAATCGAAAAAGTAGCTAATGATCAAGTGTTTTTTGCGTATGATGTACTGGAAAAAAATAAGATAAACCCACAAGAATTACAGAAAGCTATAGCACATCATATATTACAATATGATCAAATAGATAAGGTTTTTACTAGAGAACAATTACAAATGGGAACCTTTACAGAAGGAATTGGTGCACTTATTCAAAAAGGATATAACCAAAAAAGAAGTGGTGATTTGGTATATGTTTTAGATCCTGCCACTATAGCGTATTCTCGTACTGGATCTACGCACGGTAGTGGTTTAAATTATGACACACATGCTCCGTTATTATTTATGGGTAAAGGAATTAAACAAGGTAGCACCACTACTAAGACAACAATTCCAGATATTGCTCCAACTATTTCTGCATTATTAGGGATTACATTTCCTAATGGAGCTACTGGTGATGTGTTGTCTTTTGTTTTAGAGTAA
- a CDS encoding ABC transporter permease, translating to MFYLDDIGRYFLMLKKVFSRMTKGSVLRSLIFKEIDDLIIGSLGITVFLAFFIGAVIAIQTALNLTNPLIPKQLIGFASRQSMILEFAPTFLSVIMAGKVGSFITSSIGTMRVTEQIDALEVMGINSLNYLVFPKIIAMLMYPFVIAIAMFVGVFGAYIAGVYGGFVSGSEFLTGLREEFIPYHLTYAFIKTFIFAFLLATIPSFHGYYMTGGALGVGKASTSAFVWTTVVIVTSNYILTQLLLS from the coding sequence ATGTTTTATCTCGACGATATTGGTCGCTATTTTTTAATGCTGAAAAAAGTTTTTAGTCGAATGACTAAAGGCTCTGTGCTTAGAAGCCTGATATTTAAAGAAATAGATGATCTTATTATTGGTTCTTTAGGAATTACCGTATTTCTTGCTTTCTTTATTGGAGCTGTAATCGCTATTCAAACAGCTTTGAATCTAACAAATCCATTAATTCCTAAACAATTAATTGGGTTTGCCTCTAGACAATCTATGATTCTCGAATTTGCTCCCACTTTCCTTTCTGTTATTATGGCTGGAAAAGTAGGATCCTTTATTACATCTAGTATCGGAACGATGAGAGTTACTGAACAAATTGATGCCTTGGAAGTAATGGGAATAAATTCATTAAATTATCTTGTATTTCCTAAAATCATAGCGATGTTAATGTATCCATTTGTAATAGCGATTGCAATGTTCGTAGGTGTATTTGGAGCTTATATTGCTGGGGTTTATGGAGGATTTGTTTCAGGCTCAGAATTTTTAACAGGTTTGCGAGAAGAATTCATACCGTATCACTTAACATATGCGTTTATTAAAACCTTCATCTTTGCCTTTCTATTGGCAACAATTCCATCTTTTCATGGATATTACATGACCGGCGGTGCCTTAGGAGTTGGTAAAGCAAGTACCTCTGCCTTTGTATGGACAACAGTGGTTATAGTAACTTCTAATTATATATTAACTCAATTATTGTTAAGCTAA
- a CDS encoding DUF4349 domain-containing protein, with the protein MKTNILKLIRNVIGVGCLVISFSCSQAEKSYSTATENIVMEDTGETPALNAFETEDEIKIKNETENANNRLKIIKNASCRIKVGSVEEVTTLSKNIAAKYNGYVSDERFTNTNYSKENRFTIRIPQDKFDEVLDSICALAEFVDHKNISTVDVTEEYIDINSRLKTKLEVKQRYETILRTKAKNVEDILLTEDKLRELQEEIDAAKGRLKYMSNKVSFSTIQLDMYETVLPKDEPKKYVKSFVDRAEDGLSFGWNLLQHLFLVLFYVWPLLLLGVLILIYYKWIRK; encoded by the coding sequence ATGAAAACAAATATTTTAAAATTAATTAGAAATGTAATTGGGGTAGGTTGTTTGGTAATCAGTTTTTCCTGCTCGCAAGCAGAAAAAAGTTACTCAACAGCTACAGAAAATATCGTAATGGAAGATACTGGAGAGACACCGGCTTTAAATGCATTTGAAACAGAAGATGAAATCAAAATAAAAAATGAAACAGAAAACGCAAATAATAGACTTAAGATTATTAAAAATGCAAGTTGCCGTATTAAAGTGGGTAGCGTAGAAGAAGTAACTACGCTTTCTAAAAATATAGCAGCAAAATATAATGGGTATGTGTCTGATGAGCGTTTTACAAATACTAATTATTCTAAAGAAAATAGATTTACGATTAGAATTCCTCAGGATAAATTTGATGAAGTACTAGATAGTATTTGTGCTTTAGCGGAGTTTGTGGATCATAAAAATATATCTACTGTTGATGTTACTGAAGAGTATATAGATATAAACTCTAGGTTGAAAACCAAATTAGAGGTAAAGCAGCGTTATGAAACAATTCTTAGAACAAAAGCTAAAAATGTAGAAGATATTTTACTAACCGAAGATAAATTAAGGGAGCTTCAAGAAGAGATTGATGCGGCTAAAGGTAGATTGAAGTACATGTCTAATAAAGTGTCATTTAGTACTATCCAATTAGATATGTATGAAACTGTGCTTCCTAAAGATGAACCAAAAAAATATGTAAAAAGCTTTGTAGATAGAGCAGAGGATGGATTGTCTTTTGGTTGGAATCTGTTACAACACCTTTTTTTAGTGCTTTTTTATGTTTGGCCACTATTACTATTGGGAGTATTAATTCTAATCTATTACAAATGGATTAGAAAATAG
- a CDS encoding DUF389 domain-containing protein, with the protein MEENTQNPQGKSQDEKVEEQKQAVKKDAKGLFRSGSTFLKELLDFRHDTDRESTIELIKADIPFKGATAWILICSIFIASIGLNANSIPVVIGAMLISPLMGPILGIGMSIAVNDIDTLRKSLVNFTVMVVLSILTAWLFFFLFPLKVESSELLARTKPDIRDVLIAFFGGLALIIARTKKGTIASVIFGVAIATALMPPLCTVGFGLAIGKYEYALGAMFLFTINTIFIALATFIVLKLLRFPMLRYANSAKRKLIARLVSFTAVLVMIPAIYTFVITLNQSKMEGDYDRFIAEEIDENPDLYLRKPIPDYDKKTIKLFFDGEITEATKSDLENEILKYENISDFQLIIRGNKARGIDQISKANDRYIVELNRLETENEELLDKVEDLKIRLALLETQLAEAQKVIPADILPYNNIAKDAKIRFPDLLQLGYGEVLQSNFLKVDTVKVIFPQWKFQVSDSLNEVRNKDLREWITGELKADTLLVK; encoded by the coding sequence ATGGAAGAAAATACGCAAAATCCTCAAGGGAAGTCTCAAGATGAAAAGGTAGAAGAACAAAAGCAAGCGGTAAAAAAAGATGCCAAAGGATTATTTCGTAGTGGTTCTACTTTTTTGAAGGAATTGTTAGATTTTCGTCATGATACTGATAGAGAGAGTACCATAGAATTGATAAAAGCAGATATACCTTTTAAAGGAGCTACTGCTTGGATTTTGATATGTTCTATATTTATTGCTTCTATTGGTTTAAATGCAAATTCAATTCCCGTAGTAATAGGAGCGATGTTAATATCACCGTTAATGGGGCCTATTTTAGGAATAGGAATGTCTATTGCTGTCAATGATATAGACACTTTAAGAAAGTCTTTGGTTAATTTCACCGTTATGGTGGTTCTTAGTATTCTTACGGCCTGGTTGTTTTTCTTTTTATTTCCATTAAAAGTTGAATCTTCAGAATTATTAGCTAGAACTAAACCTGATATAAGAGATGTATTGATTGCCTTTTTTGGAGGGTTAGCATTAATTATTGCTAGAACAAAAAAAGGAACTATTGCTAGTGTGATATTTGGTGTGGCAATTGCTACAGCTTTAATGCCACCGTTATGTACTGTTGGTTTTGGACTGGCTATTGGTAAGTATGAATATGCTTTGGGAGCGATGTTTTTATTTACTATTAATACTATTTTTATCGCTTTGGCAACATTTATTGTTCTAAAGCTATTAAGGTTTCCAATGCTTCGATATGCGAATTCTGCAAAACGTAAATTGATTGCTAGATTAGTTTCTTTTACGGCAGTGTTAGTCATGATACCGGCTATCTATACTTTTGTTATTACGTTAAATCAAAGCAAGATGGAAGGAGATTATGATCGTTTTATAGCAGAAGAAATTGATGAAAATCCAGATCTATATCTAAGAAAACCAATACCTGATTATGATAAGAAGACAATTAAACTTTTCTTTGATGGTGAGATAACCGAAGCAACTAAAAGTGATCTCGAAAACGAAATTCTCAAGTATGAAAATATAAGTGATTTTCAGCTAATAATTAGAGGTAATAAAGCTAGAGGAATAGATCAAATTTCTAAGGCAAATGATCGATATATTGTAGAGTTAAATCGACTAGAAACTGAGAACGAAGAATTGCTAGATAAAGTTGAAGACCTAAAAATTCGATTGGCACTATTGGAAACTCAGTTAGCCGAAGCCCAGAAAGTTATTCCTGCAGATATATTACCATATAACAATATTGCTAAAGATGCTAAAATTCGCTTTCCGGATTTGTTACAACTGGGATATGGCGAAGTTTTACAATCTAATTTCTTAAAAGTGGATACGGTAAAAGTAATTTTTCCGCAATGGAAATTTCAGGTGTCTGACAGTCTTAACGAGGTTAGAAATAAAGATTTAAGAGAGTGGATAACTGGAGAACTAAAAGCTGATACGTTGTTAGTAAAGTAA
- a CDS encoding carboxymuconolactone decarboxylase family protein: MYDMNHLKKLGTLGKNASETMKAFQAFDSIALQEGVIPVKYKELMAVAVALTTQCPYCLEIHKKNAVKAGATQEELAEATFVSAALRAGAAVVHGTHLMND, translated from the coding sequence ATGTATGATATGAATCACCTAAAAAAGTTAGGCACACTTGGCAAAAATGCTTCTGAAACTATGAAAGCTTTTCAAGCTTTTGACAGTATTGCTTTGCAAGAAGGAGTTATTCCTGTAAAGTATAAAGAATTAATGGCTGTCGCCGTTGCACTAACAACTCAATGCCCATATTGCTTAGAAATTCATAAAAAAAATGCGGTAAAAGCAGGTGCTACACAAGAGGAATTAGCGGAAGCTACATTTGTATCTGCTGCTCTTAGAGCAGGAGCTGCTGTTGTGCATGGCACCCATTTAATGAATGATTGA